Genomic segment of bacterium:
GAAGGGCGACGCCCCACGGCATGGCGAAGAGCCGGGTCGATTCGTCCGCCTTGTACCTCTCTCTGGAATCCTCCGAAAGAAGGAGTTTGCCCTTTTTGAGAGCCGCACTCAGGCGGTCGAAATCCTCCGCCCCGGGGACGGCGCGGGAAAGGGTTTCGGTCATAAATTAATTTACCGCTTCTACCCGTTTAACTTCGGGAACTTCCTGCTTCAAAATCCGCTCGATGCCCTGCTTGAGGGTCATCTGGCTCATCGGGCAACCCTTGCAGGCTCCGATGAGGCGGACCTTCACCACCCCGTCGTCGGTGACCTCGACAAGCTCGACGTCGCCCCGGTCGGCCTGCAGGCGCGGGCGAATTCTGTCCAGTGATTCCTTAACCTTTTCCTTCATTCGCATTCCTTTCCAGTGGAAGAAAAAACCTTGGAGTTGGAGGTTGTTTAAAAACGTCGCGAGAAGCCCCGGTTACAAGGAGACGCAAAGCGAGAATCGAGGCAGTATGCGTTAATACGGCGAGATTCGAGCGAGCACGCGACACAGTAAATGGGGCTCGCAGCAGTTTTTCAACAACCTCCTGTATAAATGTACTCTCCATCCCCGCTTAGGGTCAATGGGGGCAAGTTCTCGCGTTTTCACGAGGGCGTGATAATGTTTATAAAAAGAAGCGGGACCCTTGATTAAT
This window contains:
- a CDS encoding NifU family protein, with the translated sequence MKEKVKESLDRIRPRLQADRGDVELVEVTDDGVVKVRLIGACKGCPMSQMTLKQGIERILKQEVPEVKRVEAVN